One genomic region from SAR92 clade bacterium H455 encodes:
- a CDS encoding glycerol-3-phosphate dehydrogenase/oxidase, which translates to MAEVSALSDRRFTSSDKLLAEMRSGESLDWDIIIIGGGITGAGILREAVRRGYRALLLEQGDFSSGTSSRSSKMVHGGLRYLAAGDLKLTKESLTERERLLAEAPGLVDRINFYFALSKGLFPGRWAMAVILTIYDFIAGIYDHRYHNNRRLGERFPGLEQGHLNGAASYSDAMVDDSRLVMRVLQESIEAGGTAINYSKVSQLLVEEGQVQGVMLNDSDGSEDIRLRAAAVINATGAWADRLRNQVNAEKRIRPLRGSHLIISRELMPVTDVLTSLHPDDKRGVYVYPWEGTTVIGTTDLDHSEDLDIEASINKAEVDYLLRAFNAQFPKQTISRTDIISSWAGVRPVIGSESSKDPSKERRDHAVWSDNGLITVSGGKLTTFRLIALDALNAALPQLPKAKPFSDDRVFITPGLTPEDLVADDPIWAQRLLGRYGTQAKVMLDSAPEAERQRIAGTDFCLAECRWAARHEAVAHLDDLLLRRTRLGMVMVHGAMELLPALEAICTSELGWNQDHWHLEVQRYLSIWKRFYSLPEDNDRT; encoded by the coding sequence ATGGCTGAAGTAAGTGCTTTATCTGACCGCCGCTTTACCTCCAGTGACAAACTACTCGCCGAAATGCGCAGTGGCGAGTCTCTGGACTGGGACATCATTATTATTGGTGGCGGCATTACCGGTGCCGGTATTTTGCGTGAAGCGGTGCGCCGGGGTTACCGTGCCCTGCTGCTTGAACAGGGAGATTTCTCCTCCGGCACCTCCAGCCGCTCATCGAAAATGGTTCACGGCGGTTTGCGCTATCTGGCCGCCGGTGACCTAAAGCTGACCAAAGAGAGCCTTACCGAGCGCGAACGTTTACTTGCAGAAGCGCCGGGATTAGTTGATCGGATTAACTTTTATTTCGCCCTCAGCAAAGGTCTGTTTCCCGGCCGCTGGGCGATGGCTGTTATTTTAACCATCTATGATTTTATTGCCGGTATCTACGACCACCGCTACCACAATAATCGCCGCCTCGGAGAGCGATTTCCCGGCCTCGAACAGGGCCACCTCAATGGTGCGGCCTCCTACAGCGACGCCATGGTGGATGATTCAAGACTGGTAATGAGGGTCTTGCAGGAGAGCATCGAAGCTGGTGGCACCGCCATCAACTACAGCAAAGTCAGCCAGCTGCTGGTGGAAGAGGGTCAGGTTCAAGGCGTAATGCTAAATGATTCTGATGGCAGCGAGGATATTCGCCTGCGCGCTGCTGCAGTCATTAATGCCACCGGTGCCTGGGCCGATCGTCTGCGCAACCAAGTCAATGCAGAAAAACGCATCCGCCCACTGCGCGGCAGCCACCTGATTATTTCCCGTGAGCTGATGCCAGTCACTGATGTGCTCACATCACTACACCCTGACGATAAGCGTGGAGTCTATGTCTACCCCTGGGAAGGCACCACGGTTATTGGCACCACTGATCTCGACCACAGTGAAGATCTGGATATTGAAGCCAGTATCAATAAGGCCGAAGTGGACTATCTGCTTCGGGCCTTTAATGCGCAGTTTCCCAAGCAAACGATTAGCCGCACCGATATTATTTCCAGCTGGGCTGGGGTGCGTCCGGTCATTGGCTCGGAAAGCTCCAAGGATCCTTCAAAGGAGCGTAGGGATCATGCAGTCTGGTCAGATAATGGCTTGATCACAGTTAGTGGCGGCAAGCTCACCACCTTCAGACTGATTGCCCTGGATGCCCTGAACGCTGCTCTGCCCCAGTTACCCAAAGCCAAACCTTTCAGCGACGACCGGGTATTTATCACCCCTGGCCTAACGCCTGAAGATCTAGTTGCCGATGACCCGATCTGGGCGCAGCGCCTCCTGGGCCGTTACGGAACCCAGGCCAAAGTGATGCTCGACAGTGCACCAGAAGCAGAGCGCCAGCGCATTGCCGGCACTGACTTCTGCCTCGCCGAATGTCGCTGGGCAGCTCGCCATGAGGCGGTTGCTCATCTCGATGATCTGCTACTGCGACGCACTAGATTGGGCATGGTCATGGTTCATGGAGCCATGGAATTACTCCCCGCCCTGGAAGCTATTTGCACCTCTGAACTGGGCTGGAACCAAGACCATTGGCATCTTGAAGTTCAACGCTACCTGAGTATCTGGAAGCGTTTTTACAGCCTTCCGGAAGATAACGATCGCACATAA